A stretch of the Terriglobia bacterium genome encodes the following:
- a CDS encoding ABC transporter ATP-binding protein produces MPLLSIQSLFVRFPSPTGAITAVRDVSLEIATGESLGLVGESGSGKSVTSLAILRLLPPEARIEGSIHFNGEDLLAKSPDEMRRVRGARVSMIFQEPMTALNPVMRVGDQVAEAVTAHGHPKREAQQRAIQALHDVGIPEPERRARDYPHQLSGGQRQRVMIAMAIANRPQLLIADEPTTALDVTIQAQILELLAELRHKFDLSMLFISHDLAVVSQVTDRVAVMYAGSIVELGPAREIFHSPAHPYTRGLLNSVPSLRTDRSLPLRTIEGTVPNLASQPQGCRFEPRCDLRVPACATEFPPLIEVAPHHWARCPVVTA; encoded by the coding sequence ATGCCTCTCCTCTCAATTCAGTCGCTCTTCGTCCGATTCCCGTCGCCTACCGGCGCGATCACCGCCGTCCGCGACGTCTCGCTCGAGATCGCCACGGGTGAATCGCTCGGCCTCGTCGGCGAATCCGGCTCCGGAAAGAGCGTTACGTCGCTCGCCATCCTTCGCCTCCTCCCGCCGGAGGCGCGGATCGAAGGTTCCATCCATTTCAATGGTGAAGACCTGCTCGCGAAATCTCCCGACGAGATGCGCCGCGTTCGCGGTGCCCGCGTCAGCATGATCTTCCAGGAGCCCATGACGGCACTGAATCCGGTCATGCGAGTCGGAGACCAGGTCGCCGAAGCCGTTACCGCCCACGGTCACCCTAAGCGGGAAGCCCAGCAACGCGCCATTCAGGCCCTGCATGACGTCGGCATCCCCGAGCCCGAGCGTCGGGCGCGCGACTACCCGCATCAACTTTCGGGTGGTCAGAGGCAGCGCGTGATGATTGCCATGGCGATCGCCAATCGGCCGCAACTGCTCATTGCCGACGAGCCCACCACCGCGCTCGACGTCACCATCCAGGCGCAGATTCTCGAGTTGCTCGCGGAACTGCGGCACAAGTTCGACCTGTCGATGCTGTTTATCTCGCACGACCTCGCCGTTGTCTCGCAGGTAACAGATCGCGTGGCGGTGATGTACGCCGGCTCCATTGTCGAGCTCGGCCCCGCGCGCGAAATCTTTCACTCGCCTGCGCATCCGTACACCCGAGGTCTGCTCAACTCCGTGCCGTCGCTCCGCACGGATCGCTCGCTGCCGCTTCGCACGATCGAAGGTACCGTGCCCAACCTCGCATCGCAGCCGCAGGGCTGCCGCTTCGAGCCTCGCTGCGACCTGCGTGTCCCGGCATGTGCGACAGAGTTTCCCCCGCTGATCGAAGTGGCTCCCCACCACTGGGCGCGCTGCCCCGTGGTCACAGCTTAG
- a CDS encoding CADD family putative folate metabolism protein — MSEFVQELNARVARFDLSCHPFYQAWSEGKLTRDDLREYSAEYYHHVAAFPTYLSAFHARLEDGELRRAVLRNLADEEIEGRAHADLWLDFAAGMGASPEEVRSRKPVAEIEALVAHFRSVASTGTRAEVLASFYAYESQVPRVAKEKARGLRERYNADAKTCGYFTLHQFADVQHSAVWRDELERELASNPEGRDAALAAGESAAQMLWQALDGVQRQITVTA, encoded by the coding sequence ATGTCTGAATTTGTGCAAGAACTGAACGCGCGTGTCGCGCGTTTCGACCTGTCGTGCCATCCGTTTTACCAGGCATGGAGCGAAGGCAAGCTCACTCGCGACGACCTGCGCGAGTATTCCGCCGAGTACTATCACCATGTCGCGGCCTTTCCCACCTACCTGAGCGCGTTCCATGCGCGGCTCGAGGACGGCGAGTTGCGCCGCGCCGTTCTGCGCAACCTCGCCGACGAGGAGATCGAAGGCCGCGCACATGCCGATCTCTGGCTCGACTTTGCCGCCGGAATGGGAGCTTCCCCGGAGGAAGTCCGTTCGCGCAAACCGGTTGCGGAGATCGAAGCGCTGGTCGCGCATTTCCGCAGCGTCGCCTCGACAGGGACGCGCGCCGAAGTACTGGCGAGCTTCTACGCCTACGAGTCGCAGGTTCCGCGCGTCGCCAAGGAGAAGGCTCGAGGACTGCGCGAGCGCTACAACGCTGACGCGAAGACTTGCGGGTATTTCACACTGCACCAGTTCGCCGACGTGCAGCATTCCGCGGTCTGGCGTGACGAGTTGGAACGCGAACTGGCCTCGAATCCGGAAGGGCGCGATGCGGCGCTGGCCGCCGGCGAGAGCGCCGCGCAGATGCTGTGGCAGGCGCTGGATGGAGTTCAGCGGCAGATCACGGTCACCGCGTAA
- a CDS encoding YIP1 family protein, with amino-acid sequence MSTPSAVPPIAEAPKGLSETERLIDTFVAPSKTFADIQRNARWWVPFLIMAVVSLGFIFAIDKKIGWDQIMQNEIAKSPAAQERIDKMPPEQRDNILRTQMKVSKVFAYANPVFVLLMYLIVAAVLLVTFNFGFGAQLRYMNLMAIVAYASLPNILSTLLGIIVIFAGIDPAAFNIKNPVATNPAYFMDPMQHKILYGVVSAFDVFSIWVIFLMAFGVSANSKVKKGTAFLAIFLLFLLFKVGGAALGAAFS; translated from the coding sequence ATGAGCACTCCTTCTGCCGTTCCTCCAATTGCCGAAGCACCCAAGGGCCTCAGCGAGACCGAACGCCTCATCGATACATTCGTCGCGCCTAGCAAGACGTTCGCCGACATTCAGCGAAACGCACGCTGGTGGGTTCCGTTTCTCATAATGGCGGTTGTCTCGCTCGGCTTCATCTTCGCCATCGACAAGAAGATCGGCTGGGATCAGATCATGCAGAACGAGATCGCCAAGAGTCCTGCTGCGCAGGAGCGCATTGACAAAATGCCGCCCGAGCAGCGTGACAACATTCTGCGAACGCAGATGAAAGTATCCAAAGTCTTCGCATATGCGAACCCGGTGTTCGTGCTCTTGATGTACCTCATCGTGGCGGCGGTCCTGCTCGTAACCTTCAACTTCGGGTTTGGGGCCCAGCTTCGTTACATGAATCTTATGGCCATCGTCGCTTATGCGTCGTTGCCGAATATTTTGTCGACCTTGCTCGGCATAATAGTTATCTTCGCCGGCATCGATCCGGCGGCGTTCAACATCAAGAATCCTGTTGCAACCAACCCCGCCTATTTCATGGACCCGATGCAGCACAAAATCTTATACGGTGTTGTGTCCGCCTTTGACGTTTTCAGCATATGGGTCATCTTCCTGATGGCTTTCGGAGTGTCGGCGAACTCAAAAGTCAAGAAAGGCACGGCCTTCCTGGCTATCTTCCTCTTGTTCCTGCTGTTCAAGGTCGGCGGCGCTGCACTAGGCGCAGCCTTTAGCTAA
- a CDS encoding DinB family protein translates to MPELVAWLDRKFDFDFPVALYPNVIVRIRGTPARLEDAVRGLSREQLIAKTQRKWSIQEHAGHLLDEEDLFWRRLQEYRTGAKTLSPAAYKNAELRHNESQIAEILREFRKARERQIETLATLVPEDFARTAWHARLQVSMRLVDHLLFIAEHDDHHLARIWELWEEVAKL, encoded by the coding sequence ATGCCGGAGCTCGTCGCATGGTTGGATCGGAAATTCGATTTTGATTTTCCGGTAGCGCTCTATCCTAATGTGATCGTCAGGATCCGGGGCACACCCGCGCGCCTGGAAGATGCCGTTCGCGGGTTGTCTCGCGAACAACTCATCGCGAAAACACAACGAAAGTGGTCGATTCAAGAGCATGCCGGGCACTTGCTCGACGAAGAGGATTTGTTCTGGCGGCGGCTGCAGGAATACCGTACGGGAGCGAAAACCTTGTCGCCTGCCGCGTACAAGAATGCCGAATTGAGGCATAACGAAAGCCAGATCGCCGAGATTCTGCGCGAGTTCCGCAAGGCTCGCGAGCGGCAAATTGAAACGCTTGCCACTCTCGTTCCTGAAGACTTCGCGCGCACGGCGTGGCACGCAAGGCTACAGGTTTCGATGCGATTGGTTGACCATCTGCTTTTCATCGCGGAACACGATGATCATCACCTCGCGCGAATTTGGGAGCTGTGGGAAGAGGTAGCTAAGCTGTGA